A section of the Myxococcus virescens genome encodes:
- a CDS encoding PilW family protein: MNNPRTHARRGFTLIELLVGITVSSVVLLAVAGTIIAVNNIFQNNTVSKTAVEGSRVGTDFLNRTLRYAGYGLDPAIAFDFDTLGLPEARKDNYTEEVADWGHFVTDDLAFRYRDPMFLRRGQLADIGAEPFQLELGAATTFGQPLRQGQAMLIACPGGQDYFLGRLAADVAADGTSATLNIALAAGLPGDVPKSCMTDTGRMPFVMLVHEKRLRVEAYGGRPYLVVKHGWAENADFDPIAVDVESFQVSYQMNRPPANSACCAGLPAPDGAVGSGMAWVLGDEDAVVLPKYDDQVPAPTYSTPYDAPLRYNMNPANIRSVGVGLTVRSARPLPSGTKNQGRRLFNADPVNPEDMFFRTTVETSVRIPNMTSRAFFIPELRAEGVAGDIKNVWGG, from the coding sequence GTGAACAACCCCAGGACGCACGCGCGCCGCGGCTTCACGCTCATCGAGTTGCTGGTCGGCATCACCGTCTCCTCGGTGGTGCTGCTGGCGGTGGCGGGGACCATCATCGCCGTCAACAACATCTTCCAGAACAACACCGTCTCCAAGACGGCCGTCGAAGGCAGCCGCGTCGGCACCGACTTCCTCAACCGCACGCTGCGCTACGCGGGCTACGGGCTGGACCCCGCCATCGCCTTCGACTTCGACACGCTAGGCCTGCCGGAGGCCCGCAAGGACAACTACACGGAGGAAGTGGCGGACTGGGGCCACTTCGTCACCGACGACCTGGCCTTCCGCTACCGCGACCCGATGTTCCTGCGCCGCGGCCAGCTCGCCGACATCGGGGCGGAGCCCTTCCAGTTGGAGCTGGGCGCCGCCACGACCTTCGGCCAGCCGCTGCGCCAGGGGCAGGCCATGCTCATCGCCTGTCCAGGCGGTCAGGACTACTTCCTCGGGCGGCTGGCGGCGGACGTTGCCGCGGATGGCACCAGCGCCACGCTGAACATCGCGCTCGCCGCGGGCCTTCCGGGCGATGTGCCCAAGTCCTGCATGACGGACACCGGCCGCATGCCCTTCGTCATGCTGGTGCATGAGAAGCGGCTGCGCGTGGAGGCGTACGGTGGGCGCCCGTACCTGGTGGTGAAGCACGGCTGGGCGGAGAACGCCGACTTCGACCCCATCGCCGTGGACGTGGAGTCCTTCCAGGTCAGCTACCAGATGAACCGGCCGCCCGCGAACTCCGCGTGCTGCGCCGGCCTGCCCGCGCCCGACGGCGCCGTGGGCAGCGGCATGGCCTGGGTGCTGGGTGACGAGGACGCCGTCGTGCTGCCCAAATACGACGACCAGGTTCCCGCGCCCACGTACAGCACGCCGTACGACGCGCCCCTCCGCTACAACATGAACCCGGCCAACATCCGTTCGGTGGGCGTGGGCCTCACGGTGCGCTCGGCGCGCCCGCTGCCCTCCGGCACGAAGAACCAGGGCCGCAGGCTCTTCAACGCGGACCCCGTGAATCCCGAGGACATGTTCTTCCGCACCACCGTGGAGACGTCCGTCCGCATTCCCAACATGACGTCCCGCGCCTTCTTCATCCCCGAGCTGCGCGCCGAAGGCGTCGCCGGTGACATCAAGAACGTCTGGGGAGGCTAA
- a CDS encoding PilC/PilY family type IV pilus protein — protein MKALFSTLTALSVLLAAPGALAQDPASCSLQSTSRLDALLNPARGSDERFFTSPSGPPNILLILDTSGSMAYWPIAWSNNDSHSYTKNSSGAFPGCRQANIDELNYDANVAYPRMWLSLTNQDSPWFVPTSYYRFDGNGSTSQSSFGMTRNPVKFNEPPPNTVISGTAAEACAEVVDSGNNTTQAAARAACAQCLATKGYFQYTQEKRVASGNFLNFYSPRGHSAVNVISQVLKDSERTRFGVVTFSASSEATGTAKWSGQDVVRFAHFGPSCGDSLSSAKREEHRNDLLSKMRNGLRFNTGTPLTQAMWGASTYFRSAGSDPFPDWFGSDYLRDSGFNDEAAPGRAATCFTCGFNAMILLTDGEPNEPGGDSAQVPAQVRNLEVPCSNCAAASQGSNSGGSSSHIHRIAKWMWTHDLRPELSGSQAVATYTVGFALTNTQAINLLRVTADAGGGRFYAATNSSQLKTALQAIVDDVQNRNIAFAAAAISSFQTGSSTLSALMPRMSPASGDSAWRGDLWRFNQFNEFVEGVDKNGDGDMDDIFVVDRDGDIVVEDTSGNFVKDGGSTPANQFWEARRALLARALSSRKIYTVTDSNQDGRITAADNTATPIEFTVENREVLKSYFGILGTPVCPKVLSLSPLDIDPGTLMTGLRLTPQQAAAAMSVAVPGFGNLTQAQTWLNDICVRTLIQYVRGQDLADEDGNGNRTEVRRSVLGDIFHSAPVLVDPPMDKFLCNLGMSNQCTRTLYSQQLGVSPTPLATESISRCGNTVEVDAYDAYLHRYRRRDKLVLVGANDGMLHAFRDSTASNDNCEGGLPMIEYSPSNGEEEWAFIPPDLLSRLHEMAAGHQYYVDGDIMVRDVWADGSDGSQPDGIKQSTEYHTMAVISEGRGGVHYLALELRADSGTGRFGAPRMQWMYPQPDSPEAALFGKTLFSLSPKPPPIGPVLVEAGTAAGPVSRYNVETQERWMVALSGGWSPGQEKGRGIYMVDAWSPEVNGRTDNLWWKFEYDPNATGEQHGPARHLTHSVAAPVALVDYGVAGNVQQDGFFDTAVFGDMRGQLWVARMSVPGALDPSTRLIRNWSAARAFQMDRDAVGPSGGQGDSLTRTWPFYYVPSIGIQPGTGAMRALVGTGDRYALLDDQAGICRFDNPQACARYGCGNVEVDYRVDRIGENITQSRHQWTQRGLAQSTLTRGTASQPACGDPGQTVVSARFTRHEARSCPGAPQDYTSMSPARVECGKDAEGHFRCLDVSNVAPNFADLELTRTVNAIGKNRFYGVRVYGVAGQTFAEDATAVSAEGPMTASQFDAERLSDRTSDNDTSGDLVDVTNITCDASGACSATGATPESPGWMLEYTDNHTHKTAGGAATVASCTLWNVIYPSQDGEVCSSTAARARFYQADFLSGLPNCAASFENARYQERAVLSPPPEPATAVMISPTGSVKYSAVMQEPGQRQATSVDVSENSEVLQNVYELPLTQEQHACRHENAASCQP, from the coding sequence ATGAAGGCACTCTTCTCCACCCTGACAGCCCTGTCCGTGCTGCTGGCCGCCCCTGGCGCGCTCGCGCAGGACCCGGCGTCTTGCAGCCTGCAGTCCACCTCTCGCCTGGACGCGCTGCTCAACCCCGCGCGCGGCAGCGACGAGCGCTTCTTCACCAGCCCCAGCGGCCCGCCCAACATCCTGCTCATCCTGGATACGTCGGGCTCCATGGCGTACTGGCCCATCGCCTGGAGCAACAACGACTCCCACAGCTATACCAAAAACAGCTCCGGCGCCTTCCCCGGCTGCCGTCAGGCCAACATCGACGAGCTGAACTACGACGCCAACGTCGCGTACCCGCGGATGTGGCTGTCGCTGACCAACCAGGACTCGCCCTGGTTCGTGCCCACCAGCTACTACCGCTTCGATGGCAACGGCAGCACCTCGCAGTCCAGCTTCGGGATGACCCGCAACCCGGTGAAATTCAACGAGCCGCCGCCCAACACTGTCATCAGTGGCACCGCGGCAGAGGCGTGCGCCGAGGTGGTGGACTCCGGCAACAACACCACCCAGGCCGCCGCGCGCGCCGCGTGCGCGCAGTGCCTCGCGACGAAGGGCTACTTCCAATACACGCAGGAAAAGCGCGTGGCTTCCGGTAACTTCCTCAACTTCTATTCGCCGCGCGGCCACTCCGCCGTCAACGTCATCAGCCAGGTGCTCAAGGACTCGGAGCGCACGCGCTTCGGCGTGGTGACGTTCTCCGCGAGCAGCGAAGCCACCGGCACGGCGAAGTGGAGCGGCCAGGACGTGGTGCGCTTCGCGCACTTCGGTCCCAGCTGCGGCGACTCGCTCAGCAGCGCGAAGCGTGAAGAGCACCGCAACGACCTGCTCAGCAAGATGCGGAACGGGCTGCGCTTCAACACGGGCACGCCCCTGACACAGGCCATGTGGGGCGCCAGCACCTACTTCCGCTCCGCCGGCAGCGACCCGTTCCCCGACTGGTTCGGCAGCGACTACCTGCGCGACTCGGGCTTCAACGACGAGGCCGCGCCCGGACGAGCCGCCACCTGCTTCACCTGCGGCTTCAACGCCATGATTCTGCTCACGGACGGGGAGCCCAACGAGCCCGGCGGCGACTCCGCCCAGGTCCCGGCCCAGGTGCGCAACCTGGAAGTCCCCTGCTCCAACTGCGCCGCGGCCAGCCAGGGCAGCAACAGCGGCGGCTCCAGCAGCCACATCCACCGCATCGCCAAGTGGATGTGGACGCACGACCTGCGGCCGGAGCTGTCAGGATCGCAGGCGGTGGCCACCTACACCGTGGGCTTCGCGCTGACGAACACGCAGGCCATCAACCTGCTGCGCGTCACCGCGGACGCGGGCGGCGGTCGCTTCTACGCGGCCACCAACTCCAGCCAGCTGAAGACGGCGCTCCAGGCCATCGTCGACGACGTGCAGAACCGGAACATCGCGTTCGCCGCCGCGGCCATCTCCTCGTTCCAGACGGGCAGCTCCACGCTCAGCGCGCTGATGCCGCGCATGTCGCCCGCCTCCGGTGACAGCGCCTGGCGCGGCGACTTGTGGCGCTTCAACCAGTTCAACGAGTTCGTGGAAGGTGTCGACAAGAACGGCGACGGCGACATGGACGACATCTTCGTCGTGGACCGGGACGGGGACATCGTCGTCGAGGACACATCCGGCAACTTCGTCAAGGACGGAGGCAGCACCCCGGCCAACCAGTTCTGGGAGGCGCGCCGCGCGCTGCTGGCCCGGGCACTGAGCAGCCGGAAGATCTACACGGTGACGGACAGCAACCAGGACGGGCGCATCACCGCCGCGGACAACACGGCGACGCCCATCGAGTTCACCGTGGAGAACCGCGAGGTGCTGAAGAGCTACTTCGGCATCCTCGGCACCCCCGTCTGCCCGAAGGTGCTGTCGCTCAGCCCCCTGGACATCGACCCGGGCACGTTGATGACGGGCCTCCGGCTGACGCCCCAGCAGGCCGCCGCGGCCATGAGCGTCGCGGTGCCCGGCTTCGGCAACCTGACGCAGGCGCAGACCTGGTTGAACGACATCTGCGTGCGCACGCTCATCCAATACGTGCGCGGCCAGGACCTGGCGGACGAGGACGGCAACGGCAACCGCACCGAGGTGCGCCGCTCCGTGCTGGGCGACATCTTCCACTCCGCGCCAGTGCTGGTGGACCCGCCCATGGACAAGTTCCTGTGCAACCTGGGCATGAGCAACCAGTGCACGCGCACCCTCTACAGCCAGCAACTGGGCGTGTCGCCCACACCGCTCGCCACGGAGAGCATCAGCCGCTGCGGCAACACCGTGGAGGTGGACGCGTATGACGCGTACCTGCACCGCTACCGTCGCCGCGACAAGCTGGTGCTGGTGGGCGCCAACGACGGCATGCTGCACGCCTTCCGCGACAGCACCGCGAGCAACGACAACTGCGAGGGCGGCCTGCCCATGATTGAGTACTCGCCCAGCAACGGCGAGGAGGAGTGGGCCTTCATCCCGCCCGACCTGCTGTCGCGCCTGCACGAGATGGCGGCCGGCCACCAGTACTACGTGGACGGCGACATCATGGTGCGCGACGTGTGGGCGGACGGCTCGGACGGCTCGCAGCCGGACGGCATCAAGCAGTCCACCGAGTACCACACGATGGCGGTGATTTCGGAGGGACGCGGCGGCGTGCACTACCTGGCGCTGGAGCTGCGCGCGGACTCGGGCACCGGCCGCTTCGGCGCGCCGCGGATGCAGTGGATGTACCCGCAGCCGGACTCCCCGGAGGCCGCCCTCTTCGGCAAGACGCTCTTCTCGCTCAGCCCCAAGCCGCCGCCCATTGGCCCCGTGCTGGTGGAGGCGGGCACCGCGGCCGGTCCCGTGTCCCGCTACAACGTGGAGACCCAGGAGCGGTGGATGGTGGCCCTGTCGGGCGGCTGGTCCCCCGGCCAGGAGAAGGGCCGCGGCATCTACATGGTGGACGCGTGGTCCCCCGAGGTGAATGGCCGCACCGACAACCTGTGGTGGAAGTTCGAATACGACCCGAACGCCACCGGCGAGCAGCACGGGCCCGCGCGGCACCTCACGCACAGCGTGGCGGCGCCCGTGGCGCTGGTGGACTACGGCGTGGCGGGCAACGTGCAGCAGGACGGCTTCTTCGACACGGCCGTCTTCGGTGACATGCGCGGCCAGCTGTGGGTGGCGCGCATGTCCGTGCCCGGCGCGCTGGACCCGAGCACCCGGCTCATCCGCAACTGGAGCGCCGCGCGCGCCTTCCAGATGGACCGGGACGCCGTGGGGCCGTCGGGCGGCCAGGGCGACAGCCTCACGCGCACGTGGCCCTTCTATTACGTGCCCTCCATTGGCATCCAGCCGGGCACGGGCGCCATGCGCGCGCTCGTCGGCACGGGTGACCGCTACGCGCTGCTGGATGACCAGGCCGGCATCTGCCGCTTCGACAACCCGCAGGCCTGCGCGCGCTACGGGTGCGGCAACGTGGAGGTGGACTACCGCGTGGACCGCATCGGCGAGAACATCACCCAGTCGCGGCACCAGTGGACGCAGCGGGGACTGGCACAGTCCACGCTGACGCGTGGGACGGCCTCGCAGCCCGCCTGTGGCGACCCGGGCCAGACGGTGGTGTCAGCCCGGTTCACCCGGCACGAGGCCCGCTCCTGCCCGGGAGCCCCCCAGGACTACACCTCCATGAGCCCCGCGCGCGTGGAGTGCGGCAAGGACGCCGAGGGCCACTTCCGCTGCCTCGACGTGAGCAACGTGGCGCCCAACTTCGCGGACCTGGAGCTGACCCGCACCGTCAACGCCATTGGGAAGAATCGCTTCTACGGCGTTCGAGTGTACGGCGTGGCCGGGCAGACGTTCGCCGAGGATGCCACCGCTGTTTCCGCGGAGGGCCCCATGACGGCGAGCCAGTTCGACGCGGAACGCCTGAGCGACCGCACCAGCGACAACGACACCAGCGGTGACCTGGTGGACGTGACGAACATCACCTGCGACGCGTCCGGGGCCTGCTCCGCGACGGGCGCCACGCCGGAGAGCCCGGGGTGGATGTTGGAGTACACGGACAACCACACCCACAAGACGGCGGGCGGCGCGGCCACGGTGGCCAGCTGCACGCTGTGGAACGTCATCTACCCGTCGCAGGACGGCGAGGTGTGCAGCAGCACCGCCGCCCGGGCCCGCTTCTACCAGGCGGACTTCCTCAGCGGCCTGCCCAACTGCGCCGCGTCCTTCGAGAACGCGCGCTACCAGGAGCGCGCGGTGCTGTCACCGCCGCCCGAGCCCGCCACCGCGGTGATGATTTCGCCCACCGGCAGCGTGAAATACAGCGCCGTCATGCAGGAGCCCGGACAGCGCCAGGCCACCTCGGTGGACGTGTCGGAGAACAGCGAGGTGCTCCAGAACGTGTACGAGCTGCCCCTCACCCAGGAACAGCACGCCTGCCGCCACGAGAACGCGGCCAGCTGCCAGCCGTGA